Proteins encoded within one genomic window of Ammonifex degensii KC4:
- a CDS encoding branched-chain amino acid ABC transporter permease — translation MAIRAIATNPDLARVSGINLERVILFTWFLGAALAGVAGVFRAADTQLYPMMGWDILLPVFAAVVLGGIGSFYGLIIASYLLGLAENLGVVFLQAVGLSTEYRMAIAFLVLILVLIFRPRGLLGR, via the coding sequence TTGGCCATAAGGGCCATTGCTACCAACCCGGACCTGGCACGGGTTTCCGGCATTAACCTGGAGCGCGTCATTCTCTTCACTTGGTTTCTGGGAGCAGCTCTAGCAGGAGTGGCAGGAGTCTTCCGCGCCGCCGACACGCAACTTTACCCCATGATGGGGTGGGATATTCTCCTGCCCGTATTTGCCGCCGTGGTCCTAGGAGGAATCGGCAGCTTTTACGGACTCATAATCGCCTCCTACCTCCTGGGACTGGCGGAAAACCTGGGCGTAGTCTTCTTGCAGGCGGTGGGCCTCTCCACGGAATATCGGATGGCCATCGCCTTTTTGGTGCTCATCCTGGTGTTAATCTTCCGCCCGCGCGGGCTTCTGGGGAGGTGA
- a CDS encoding branched-chain amino acid ABC transporter permease has product MDPLFYLADTLIFIGIFSLLSLSLNLEFGLTGLGNFGKVAFFMAGAYAYTLLAHAAFPVYLCFLGGALVAGLIGLIITLPALRLREDYLAIVTLSFGEILRTIVKAEEGLAGGVRGISVPAVFHLGSSRADALANIALTLGCLALCFLLLQAVAHSPYGRVLRAIREDEVAVKALGKNPVSFKASALFIGSCIAGLAGGIFAQYLNFIDPTMFLPTVTFLVWMMLILGGAGNNWGALLGGVVVELMNRGTRIMKDFVALPVDPNNLQFIFFGLLVILVLIFRPQGILPEGPVKTAARKEAQEWISLL; this is encoded by the coding sequence GTGGATCCGCTCTTTTACCTGGCAGATACCTTAATCTTTATCGGCATTTTTTCTCTTCTGAGTTTGAGCCTCAACCTGGAGTTTGGCCTTACCGGACTGGGCAACTTCGGTAAGGTGGCCTTCTTCATGGCCGGCGCTTATGCTTACACTCTCTTGGCCCACGCCGCTTTTCCCGTTTACCTTTGTTTCCTGGGAGGAGCCCTGGTAGCTGGGTTAATAGGCCTCATCATTACCCTACCTGCCCTGCGCCTGCGGGAGGACTACCTGGCTATCGTGACCCTGTCTTTCGGAGAGATTTTGCGCACCATAGTGAAAGCCGAGGAAGGGTTGGCGGGAGGAGTACGGGGCATAAGCGTTCCGGCGGTATTTCACCTGGGCTCCTCCCGGGCGGACGCCTTAGCCAACATCGCCTTGACCTTGGGCTGCCTGGCACTGTGCTTCCTCCTGCTTCAGGCCGTGGCCCATTCTCCCTACGGGCGGGTGCTGCGAGCCATCCGCGAGGACGAGGTGGCGGTTAAAGCTTTAGGCAAAAATCCGGTCTCTTTTAAGGCCTCCGCTCTGTTTATCGGCTCCTGCATAGCGGGCTTAGCCGGCGGAATCTTCGCCCAGTACCTGAACTTCATCGATCCCACCATGTTCCTGCCCACGGTGACCTTCCTGGTGTGGATGATGCTCATCCTTGGGGGTGCCGGGAACAACTGGGGAGCCCTTCTGGGCGGAGTCGTCGTGGAACTAATGAACCGGGGCACCCGGATAATGAAGGATTTCGTTGCTTTGCCGGTAGATCCCAACAACCTCCAGTTCATCTTCTTTGGCCTGCTGGTCATTCTCGTCCTCATTTTCCGGCCTCAAGGGATCCTTCCTGAAGGCCCAGTCAAGACCGCTGCCCGAAAGGAGGCACAAGAGTGGATCTCCTTGTTGTAG
- a CDS encoding ABC transporter ATP-binding protein, with protein MDLLVVDRVVKNFGGLRVLNQTSLTVKKGTVTALVGPNGSGKSTLFNVIYGLAPADEGEVYFQGKKITRYPPYRIYREGLALAFQLPRLFDQLPILDNLLLAAPVNSGENPIRALFTRPRWQEEERALARQAYEVLELLELTPLALRPTGQLSGGQRKLVEIGRVLMAKPEMILVDEPAAGINPVLARKIYATLKKLQQEKGLTLFIIEHRLEVLFDFADYVYLMDAGRVVLEGTPEEVLAHPDFYTIYAGESRPWRVL; from the coding sequence GTGGATCTCCTTGTTGTAGATCGGGTAGTAAAGAACTTCGGCGGGCTGCGGGTGCTCAACCAGACCAGCCTTACCGTCAAAAAAGGGACGGTTACCGCCCTAGTAGGTCCCAACGGCAGCGGCAAGAGCACCCTCTTCAACGTGATCTACGGTTTGGCTCCCGCCGACGAAGGAGAAGTTTACTTCCAGGGGAAGAAAATCACCCGCTACCCGCCTTACCGGATATACCGGGAGGGCTTAGCGCTGGCCTTCCAACTCCCCCGCCTCTTTGACCAACTCCCCATTCTAGATAACCTCTTGCTCGCCGCCCCAGTAAACAGCGGCGAAAATCCGATTAGGGCCTTGTTTACCCGTCCCCGGTGGCAGGAGGAAGAAAGGGCACTGGCCCGCCAGGCTTATGAAGTGCTGGAACTTCTGGAGCTCACCCCATTGGCTTTGCGCCCCACGGGGCAGCTCTCCGGCGGTCAGCGCAAGCTAGTGGAGATCGGGCGGGTGCTGATGGCCAAGCCGGAGATGATTCTGGTGGACGAGCCAGCAGCGGGAATCAACCCGGTCCTGGCCCGGAAAATTTACGCCACCTTGAAAAAGCTACAACAGGAAAAGGGCTTGACCCTTTTCATCATCGAGCACCGTCTGGAAGTCCTTTTCGACTTTGCCGACTATGTCTACCTCATGGACGCCGGCCGGGTGGTACTGGAAGGAACTCCAGAAGAGGTGCTCGCTCATCCCGATTTCTACACCATTTATGCGGGAGAGAGTCGGCCATGGCGTGTCTTGTAA
- a CDS encoding ABC transporter ATP-binding protein: MACLVTRDLVIGYGDIVVVEGISVQVEKGQLAAVVGPNGSGKSTLLKGIMGLARRFSGHIYYQNQDITHFPPHTITRLGIGYVPQVNNVYGPLTVRENLLLGAYFRRDKAGIEKDLSEIFNIFPELARRRDARAETLSGGERQLLAIGRALMGRPQVLLLDEPLAFLAPKTALLILEKLKEIKEKGLGILLVEQNTFLALEDADYGYVLNQGRCVMEGKGKELLSDPSLRERFLGLPKEVGEIDKEKRNRK, translated from the coding sequence ATGGCGTGTCTTGTAACCAGAGACCTGGTAATAGGCTACGGCGACATCGTGGTGGTGGAGGGGATATCGGTCCAGGTAGAAAAGGGGCAGCTGGCGGCGGTAGTGGGGCCCAACGGATCAGGTAAGTCCACCCTGCTTAAGGGCATAATGGGCTTGGCCCGGCGCTTCAGCGGCCACATCTACTACCAGAACCAGGACATAACCCACTTCCCTCCCCACACTATAACCCGCCTGGGGATAGGCTATGTACCTCAGGTGAACAACGTTTATGGCCCTTTGACGGTCAGAGAAAACCTTCTGCTCGGCGCTTATTTTCGCCGCGACAAAGCAGGAATAGAAAAAGATCTCAGCGAAATTTTTAACATCTTCCCGGAGCTGGCCCGTCGGCGCGATGCCCGGGCCGAGACTCTGAGCGGAGGGGAAAGGCAGCTTTTGGCCATAGGGCGCGCCCTCATGGGAAGGCCGCAGGTGCTGCTGCTCGACGAACCCCTGGCTTTCTTGGCTCCCAAGACGGCCCTGCTCATCTTGGAGAAGCTGAAGGAAATAAAGGAGAAGGGCCTGGGAATCCTGCTGGTCGAGCAGAACACCTTCCTGGCGCTGGAGGACGCCGATTACGGCTATGTACTGAACCAGGGACGCTGTGTAATGGAAGGGAAAGGGAAGGAGCTGTTAAGCGATCCTTCTCTGCGGGAGCGCTTCCTAGGCCTGCCGAAGGAGGTGGGAGAAATAGACAAGGAGAAAAGAAACCGGAAATAA
- a CDS encoding ABC transporter substrate-binding protein gives MYFRKGFLRFLGLLAALSLLLSIAGCGQKPATQEKAPAGEVKLGCILSMSGQLGPMGKKMADAVRLAVDEINAQGGINGKKIKLYLEDDATDPVTALNAAKKLVEVNGVKLLIGGMSSSAAKTMGPFLAERKVIMISPSATAPELTGQPWRKYLFRTCPSDIYQGKLMAQIALDQGAKKVVILAMDNTYGIGLGEEIKKALEGKAQVLAFIKYDPKKKDYRSELTQIKALNPDAVAHVGYNEDGRIIYQQALNLGLDKMKWIGCDGVYGSGMFENPAAAEFMAKTMSGTRPASPENQAYEKFRQAYKAKFNTEPEVFCDTIYDAVNLLAKACAQAGSDDADKIREALLKIGQNYPGVSGSITFDQGGDRVGGYFEIWKVVKKGDKYECVREKLVEVK, from the coding sequence ATGTACTTTCGGAAGGGATTCCTTCGGTTCTTGGGGTTGCTGGCGGCTCTTAGCCTGCTTTTGAGCATTGCTGGTTGCGGCCAGAAACCCGCCACGCAAGAGAAAGCTCCGGCAGGGGAAGTAAAGCTGGGTTGCATCCTTTCCATGAGCGGCCAACTCGGCCCCATGGGTAAGAAAATGGCCGATGCCGTCCGGTTGGCAGTGGACGAGATCAACGCTCAGGGAGGGATAAACGGGAAGAAAATAAAGCTTTACCTGGAAGATGACGCCACCGACCCCGTCACGGCACTTAACGCGGCCAAAAAGCTGGTAGAAGTTAACGGGGTAAAGCTCCTCATAGGCGGCATGAGCTCTTCCGCTGCTAAAACGATGGGGCCTTTCCTGGCCGAGCGCAAGGTGATAATGATTTCTCCTTCCGCCACCGCACCGGAGCTGACCGGACAGCCTTGGCGGAAGTATCTCTTCCGCACCTGCCCCAGCGACATCTACCAGGGTAAGCTCATGGCCCAGATTGCTCTCGACCAGGGAGCCAAGAAGGTAGTCATACTGGCCATGGACAACACCTACGGCATAGGACTTGGCGAGGAAATAAAGAAGGCCCTAGAGGGCAAGGCCCAGGTGCTGGCCTTCATCAAGTACGATCCCAAGAAGAAGGACTACCGCAGCGAGCTTACCCAGATCAAAGCCCTCAACCCGGATGCCGTGGCCCACGTGGGCTACAACGAGGACGGACGCATTATCTACCAGCAGGCGCTGAACCTGGGCCTGGATAAGATGAAGTGGATCGGTTGCGACGGGGTTTACGGCTCGGGCATGTTCGAAAACCCCGCTGCGGCCGAGTTCATGGCCAAGACCATGAGCGGTACTCGTCCCGCTTCGCCGGAAAACCAAGCTTATGAGAAGTTCCGCCAGGCCTACAAGGCCAAGTTCAACACCGAACCGGAGGTATTCTGCGACACCATCTACGACGCGGTGAACTTGCTGGCCAAGGCCTGCGCCCAGGCGGGTAGCGACGATGCCGACAAGATAAGGGAGGCCCTTCTCAAGATAGGGCAGAACTATCCGGGAGTGAGCGGCAGCATAACCTTCGACCAGGGAGGAGACCGGGTAGGCGGATACTTCGAGATCTGGAAAGTGGTGAAGAAGGGCGACAAGTACGAGTGCGTGCGGGAGAAGCTGGTAGAAGTCAAGTAA
- a CDS encoding GerMN domain-containing protein, with protein MRQKLAILSCLLLLGLLAGCFKAGKAPGSSAPAPEEKPKVESPQPPSVEPSRKVTLYFADKEAQYLIPEEREVKIEEQPLERVVVEELLKGPTNSKLCPTIPKGTRLLSLEVKDGIAYVNFSREFKLNHPGGSAAEIMTLYSVVNSLARLGTVDKVQFLLEGQKKESILGHLDTSLPLGPDWSLVKKEGGTR; from the coding sequence ATGCGCCAAAAACTGGCTATTTTGAGCTGCCTTTTGCTCCTGGGCTTACTTGCCGGCTGTTTTAAAGCAGGCAAGGCGCCGGGTTCCTCGGCGCCCGCACCGGAGGAGAAGCCCAAAGTGGAGTCTCCTCAGCCACCTTCCGTGGAACCCTCTCGCAAGGTAACCCTTTATTTTGCCGATAAGGAAGCCCAGTACTTAATCCCGGAGGAGCGGGAGGTAAAAATAGAAGAGCAGCCTCTAGAACGCGTGGTGGTAGAGGAACTCCTTAAAGGGCCCACTAACTCCAAGCTCTGTCCCACGATACCTAAAGGTACCCGGCTTCTCTCTTTGGAAGTTAAGGACGGGATCGCTTACGTCAATTTCTCCCGCGAGTTCAAGCTTAATCATCCAGGAGGATCGGCAGCAGAAATCATGACCCTTTATTCGGTAGTGAACTCTCTGGCCCGGCTGGGTACGGTGGATAAGGTGCAGTTTTTGCTGGAAGGACAAAAGAAAGAATCAATTCTGGGGCACCTAGATACTTCTCTTCCTCTGGGGCCCGACTGGAGCCTGGTGAAAAAAGAGGGCGGAACCCGCTAG
- a CDS encoding carbon-nitrogen hydrolase family protein, giving the protein MRVGVAQTFIADTLTENEATILRMAELAARRGVKLLAFPEMSLTGYHPQTLTKPGFEAELDRSLTRIARRARELDIGLIVGRAELGGKKLFNAATVLLPDGTACTYRKINLTEQEAPYFTPGDKPLVFTFRDYKFGVIICRDQNYPELARQLRREGADALFILAAHFYPPKEARWKLPKNRALPIARAVENGFYVLLANAVGSHLGLVSLGNSLIADSDGCLVALAGEAGEVLLTCDLPEKA; this is encoded by the coding sequence TTGCGCGTTGGCGTGGCCCAGACTTTCATAGCCGACACCTTGACGGAGAACGAGGCCACCATCCTCCGGATGGCCGAGCTGGCGGCCCGGCGGGGGGTAAAGCTTTTAGCCTTCCCGGAGATGAGCCTTACAGGCTATCATCCGCAGACCCTTACCAAGCCGGGCTTTGAGGCGGAGCTCGACCGGAGTTTGACCCGAATTGCCCGGCGGGCAAGGGAGTTGGACATAGGGCTTATCGTAGGCCGGGCCGAGTTGGGAGGGAAAAAGCTCTTCAACGCGGCCACCGTTCTTTTGCCGGACGGAACCGCTTGCACCTACCGCAAGATCAACTTGACGGAGCAGGAAGCCCCCTACTTCACCCCCGGTGATAAACCTCTTGTCTTTACCTTTCGGGATTACAAGTTCGGGGTGATCATCTGCCGAGATCAGAACTATCCCGAACTAGCCCGGCAGCTCCGCCGGGAAGGGGCTGATGCGCTTTTCATCCTGGCGGCCCACTTCTACCCGCCCAAGGAGGCGCGCTGGAAGCTTCCCAAAAACCGTGCCTTGCCCATTGCCCGGGCGGTGGAGAACGGCTTTTACGTCTTGCTAGCCAATGCGGTGGGAAGCCACCTGGGCCTAGTAAGCTTGGGAAACAGCCTGATTGCCGACTCCGACGGCTGTCTCGTTGCTCTGGCCGGTGAAGCAGGCGAAGTGCTTCTCACCTGTGACCTGCCTGAAAAAGCTTGA
- the smpB gene encoding SsrA-binding protein SmpB — protein sequence MPVKVICENRRARHEYHIMETYEAGIVLQGTEVKSLRAGRASLQDSFARVENGEVWLYNMHISPYEQGNRYNHDPKRPRKLLLHKREIMYLWGRTREKGLTLIPLRCYFKDGRAKVELALAKGKKLYDRRADLAERAARREMERALKRRI from the coding sequence GTGCCGGTAAAAGTGATTTGCGAGAATCGCCGGGCACGGCATGAGTACCACATAATGGAAACCTACGAGGCCGGGATTGTGCTACAGGGGACGGAGGTGAAGTCCCTGCGGGCCGGCCGGGCCAGCCTACAGGACAGCTTCGCCCGGGTGGAAAACGGCGAGGTCTGGCTTTACAACATGCACATAAGCCCTTACGAGCAGGGGAACCGCTACAACCACGACCCCAAGCGCCCCCGTAAGCTCCTCTTACACAAGAGAGAAATCATGTATCTCTGGGGGCGCACCCGGGAGAAAGGCTTGACGCTCATCCCCCTGCGGTGCTATTTTAAAGATGGTAGGGCAAAGGTAGAGCTTGCCCTGGCGAAGGGCAAAAAGCTTTACGATCGGCGGGCCGATCTGGCCGAACGAGCCGCCCGCCGGGAGATGGAAAGGGCGCTAAAAAGGCGGATATAA
- the truA gene encoding tRNA pseudouridine(38-40) synthase TruA, with amino-acid sequence MTVRHVALKVAYDGTAFSGFQRQPGLRTVQGVLEEALARLTKETCQVKGAGRTDAGVHAEGQVVSFRTASSIPTPRLVPALNGLLPPDVAVLAAAEVPEQFHPRYDAVSKVYRYTFFRRAVRCPLTRFYALHVPEPLDVERMREAAAYLGGRHDFRAFQNTGRPVKSSVRTVFSCRLEEAGPFLYFWIEADGFLYQMVRVIAGTLLEIGRGKLEPSVILAALEKGERQLLGPTAPPHGLCLVQVKYPQDPFGEDDAPCR; translated from the coding sequence GTGACCGTACGGCACGTGGCCCTAAAAGTGGCCTATGACGGCACCGCCTTTTCTGGCTTCCAGCGCCAGCCCGGGCTCCGGACCGTGCAAGGGGTCCTGGAAGAAGCCCTGGCGCGCCTCACCAAGGAGACATGCCAGGTCAAGGGGGCAGGGCGCACTGACGCGGGAGTACATGCGGAAGGGCAGGTAGTTTCCTTCCGGACAGCCAGCAGCATCCCTACCCCCCGCCTGGTGCCGGCTCTTAACGGCCTTCTGCCGCCGGATGTGGCGGTGCTGGCGGCGGCCGAGGTGCCGGAGCAATTCCATCCCCGTTACGACGCGGTGAGCAAGGTCTACCGCTATACTTTTTTCCGGCGGGCAGTACGCTGCCCGCTAACGCGCTTCTACGCCTTACACGTTCCCGAGCCTTTAGACGTAGAACGCATGCGCGAAGCCGCTGCTTACCTAGGGGGAAGGCACGACTTCCGCGCCTTCCAAAATACGGGCCGACCGGTTAAGTCCAGTGTGCGAACGGTATTTTCCTGCCGCTTAGAGGAGGCTGGTCCCTTTCTTTACTTCTGGATAGAAGCGGACGGCTTTCTTTACCAGATGGTGCGCGTTATAGCGGGGACCCTGCTGGAAATAGGGCGGGGGAAGCTTGAGCCCTCGGTCATCCTTGCCGCCCTGGAAAAGGGGGAACGGCAGCTACTGGGGCCCACGGCACCCCCTCATGGTCTTTGCCTGGTGCAGGTCAAATATCCGCAAGACCCTTTCGGAGAGGATGATGCCCCGTGCCGGTAA
- the rplQ gene encoding 50S ribosomal protein L17, translated as MGGYRKLGVKSGHRQALLRNLVTSLFREGRITTTAPRAKELRSLADRLVTLAKRGDLTARRQALRYIYDEEVVRKLFNQIAPRYADRAGGYTRILRLEHRRGDAAELVLVELV; from the coding sequence ATGGGCGGTTACCGGAAGCTGGGAGTTAAGTCGGGGCACCGGCAGGCGCTGCTGCGCAACCTGGTGACCTCGCTTTTCCGGGAAGGCAGGATAACCACCACTGCTCCCCGGGCCAAAGAGTTGCGCTCGCTGGCGGACCGGCTGGTAACTCTTGCTAAGCGAGGGGATCTGACGGCGCGCCGCCAGGCGCTGCGCTACATCTACGATGAAGAAGTGGTGCGCAAGCTCTTCAATCAGATAGCTCCCCGCTATGCCGACCGCGCCGGTGGCTACACCAGGATACTGCGGCTGGAGCACCGCCGGGGGGATGCGGCCGAGTTGGTGTTGGTGGAGTTGGTGTGA
- a CDS encoding DNA-directed RNA polymerase subunit alpha, translated as MLGIEKPRVSVDSLAPTGDYGRFVIEPLVRGYGITLGNALRRVLLSSIPGAAVTMVKIEGVLHEFSTLPGVREDVVEIILNLRGLKIRMHTDEERILRIEAAGEREVRARDIIADADVEILNPDHYIASLAPEGRLFMEMTVRRGRGYVPADRQRHDHVIGAIPVDADFSPVKKVNYRVENAWVGQNADYDRLILEVWTNGCVRPEEAVSLAARILCEHFQLLTGLSTSTGHLEKIMVEKEEDNKNRLLEMPIEELDLSVRSYNCLKRAGINTILDLTQRTEEEMMKVRNLGKKSLEEVKQKLAELGLSLKPSSEEGGK; from the coding sequence ATGCTCGGGATTGAAAAACCGAGGGTTTCGGTCGATTCCCTGGCGCCGACCGGAGATTACGGTCGGTTTGTGATAGAGCCCTTGGTCCGTGGCTACGGGATAACGCTGGGTAATGCCCTGCGCCGGGTACTCCTTTCTTCCATACCCGGAGCCGCCGTGACCATGGTCAAGATCGAAGGGGTGCTGCACGAGTTCTCCACCCTGCCCGGCGTGCGGGAGGACGTGGTAGAAATTATTCTCAACCTGCGGGGCTTGAAGATAAGGATGCACACCGATGAAGAGCGGATACTCCGCATCGAGGCCGCCGGGGAGAGGGAGGTGCGGGCCCGCGACATCATCGCCGACGCGGACGTGGAGATCCTCAACCCCGACCACTACATCGCCAGCCTGGCGCCTGAAGGCCGGCTCTTCATGGAGATGACGGTGCGGCGCGGCCGGGGCTACGTGCCGGCGGACCGGCAGCGCCACGACCACGTTATCGGGGCCATACCGGTCGACGCCGACTTCAGCCCGGTGAAAAAGGTGAACTACCGGGTGGAGAACGCCTGGGTGGGGCAGAACGCCGATTACGACCGGCTCATCTTAGAAGTATGGACCAACGGTTGCGTGCGCCCGGAGGAGGCGGTGAGCCTGGCCGCCCGCATCCTCTGCGAGCACTTCCAGTTGCTGACCGGGCTGAGTACCAGCACCGGGCACCTGGAAAAGATCATGGTGGAGAAAGAAGAGGACAACAAGAACCGATTGCTGGAGATGCCCATAGAGGAGCTCGATCTTTCCGTGCGCTCCTACAACTGCCTCAAGCGGGCAGGGATAAACACCATTCTGGACCTCACCCAGCGCACGGAAGAGGAAATGATGAAAGTGAGGAACTTGGGCAAGAAGTCGCTGGAGGAGGTTAAGCAGAAGCTGGCCGAACTGGGGCTTTCTCTGAAGCCGAGTAGTGAGGAAGGAGGGAAATAA
- the rpsD gene encoding 30S ribosomal protein S4 — protein sequence MARYTGPRCRLCRREGIKLYLKGDRCYTSKCALERRNYPPGQHGRVRRKMTEYAMQLREKQKAKRIYGVLEAQFRNYFAQAERQKGLTGENLLRLLERRLDNVVYRLGMAASRAEARQLVRHGHILVNGRRVDIPSYLVEVGDKISFDPRSKESPRIQELLERAAQNNPPPWLRYDPNEAIGEVLAFPTRDQIDVPVKEHLIVELYSR from the coding sequence ATGGCACGCTACACGGGACCGAGATGCCGGCTTTGCCGCCGGGAAGGAATAAAGCTTTACCTCAAGGGCGATCGCTGCTACACGAGCAAGTGCGCTCTGGAACGCCGTAACTATCCTCCCGGGCAGCACGGGCGGGTGCGCCGGAAGATGACGGAGTACGCCATGCAGCTGCGGGAGAAACAGAAGGCCAAGCGTATCTACGGCGTGCTGGAGGCCCAGTTCCGCAATTATTTTGCCCAGGCGGAGCGGCAAAAAGGCCTGACGGGAGAAAACTTGCTGCGCTTGCTGGAGCGGCGGCTGGATAACGTGGTCTACCGTCTGGGCATGGCGGCTTCGCGGGCGGAAGCGCGCCAGCTCGTGCGGCACGGGCACATCCTGGTGAACGGGCGGCGGGTAGACATTCCTTCCTATCTGGTCGAGGTGGGGGATAAGATCTCTTTTGATCCCCGGTCCAAGGAGTCGCCCCGGATCCAGGAGTTGCTGGAGCGCGCGGCCCAGAATAATCCTCCGCCTTGGTTGCGCTACGATCCCAACGAAGCGATAGGAGAAGTGCTGGCCTTCCCGACCCGAGATCAGATAGACGTACCGGTGAAGGAGCACCTGATCGTGGAGCTCTATTCCCGCTAA
- the rpsK gene encoding 30S ribosomal protein S11, protein MARKTRAKKKERRIVEKAVAHIKSTFNNTIVTITDLQGNTIAWASGGTVGFQGTRKGTPFAAQLAAERAAKEAMEYGVREVAVLVKGPGSGREAAIRSLQAAGLQVSLIKDVTPVPHNGCRPPKRRRV, encoded by the coding sequence ATGGCACGCAAGACACGGGCCAAAAAGAAAGAGCGGCGCATAGTGGAAAAGGCGGTGGCACACATCAAGTCCACCTTCAATAATACCATCGTTACCATTACTGACCTTCAGGGGAATACTATTGCCTGGGCCAGCGGAGGCACGGTGGGCTTCCAGGGAACGCGTAAAGGCACCCCCTTCGCGGCTCAGCTGGCGGCCGAGCGTGCAGCCAAGGAAGCCATGGAGTACGGTGTGCGTGAAGTGGCGGTGCTGGTTAAAGGGCCGGGTTCGGGCCGCGAGGCAGCCATCCGTTCCTTGCAGGCGGCGGGGTTGCAGGTAAGCCTTATCAAGGACGTAACTCCGGTGCCGCACAACGGCTGCCGTCCGCCCAAGCGCCGCCGGGTGTAA
- the rpsM gene encoding 30S ribosomal protein S13, with protein MARIAGVDLPKDKRVEIALTYIYGIGRSSAKKILEKTGVNPDTRVKDLTEDEIARIREVIDKEYKVEGDLRREIAMNIRRLIDIRCYRGIRHIRGLPVRGQRTRTNARTRKGPRRTVGVKRKK; from the coding sequence TTGGCACGCATAGCGGGAGTGGACCTTCCCAAGGACAAGCGGGTGGAGATAGCCCTCACCTATATTTACGGCATAGGCCGGTCTTCGGCCAAGAAGATCCTGGAAAAGACCGGGGTCAACCCCGATACGCGGGTTAAAGACTTGACGGAGGACGAAATAGCCCGCATCCGTGAAGTGATCGACAAGGAGTACAAGGTGGAGGGTGACCTGCGCCGGGAGATAGCGATGAATATCCGGCGGCTCATCGACATCAGGTGCTACCGGGGTATTCGCCACATAAGGGGCTTGCCCGTGCGCGGTCAGCGCACCCGCACCAATGCTCGTACCCGCAAAGGGCCGCGGCGTACGGTAGGTGTTAAGAGGAAAAAGTAA
- the rpmJ gene encoding 50S ribosomal protein L36 encodes MKVRPSVKVICEKCKIIRRKGKVMVICVNPKHKQRQG; translated from the coding sequence ATGAAGGTTAGGCCTTCGGTCAAGGTGATCTGCGAGAAGTGCAAGATCATCCGGCGCAAGGGCAAGGTTATGGTCATCTGCGTCAACCCCAAGCACAAGCAGCGGCAAGGATAA
- the infA gene encoding translation initiation factor IF-1, producing MSKQDVIEVEGTVIEPLPNAMFRVELANGHKVLAHVSGKIRMHFIRILPGDRVLVELSPYDLTRGRIVYRFK from the coding sequence ATGTCGAAGCAGGACGTTATCGAAGTGGAGGGCACGGTAATCGAGCCCCTACCCAACGCCATGTTCCGGGTCGAGTTGGCTAACGGGCATAAGGTCCTGGCGCACGTTTCCGGGAAGATCAGGATGCACTTCATCCGCATCCTGCCCGGGGACCGGGTGCTGGTGGAGCTTTCTCCTTACGACTTGACCCGGGGGCGCATCGTCTACCGCTTCAAGTAA
- a CDS encoding KOW domain-containing RNA-binding protein has translation MEVAEVAAIDNCGIEPGRLVSSKAGRDRGRYYLIYEVLSDRFVRVVDGRIRRIENPKPKNIKHLCFHPKVAEEIAAKLKQGERVTNAEIREALERLISQS, from the coding sequence ATGGAGGTGGCAGAGGTGGCAGCGATCGATAACTGTGGTATAGAGCCGGGGCGGCTGGTGAGTTCCAAGGCCGGCCGTGACCGGGGCCGCTACTACTTGATCTACGAGGTTTTATCCGACCGCTTCGTGCGGGTGGTGGATGGGCGGATACGGCGGATAGAAAATCCTAAACCGAAAAACATCAAGCACCTTTGTTTTCACCCTAAAGTGGCGGAAGAAATCGCGGCGAAGTTGAAGCAAGGGGAGCGCGTCACCAACGCGGAGATAAGGGAAGCTCTGGAACGCCTTATCTCCCAGTCCTGA